Part of the Vigna unguiculata cultivar IT97K-499-35 chromosome 3, ASM411807v1, whole genome shotgun sequence genome, tatgaataaaaaattattattaatttctaaattggtatataaaattTAGCTATTAATCAAAGTTTTGACtactaaaatttgtttataaattgatcactaaacatTAACTATCAAGAtattaaattagtctctaattgattagtgacaaatttagtaaccaattataactttttattcataatagtaattattttaataactaataattttttattttataaattgatatctaaattagtcactataataactaataatttttagtcattaaaattaattattatttaagagttttattgtaatattaatcttaaattactcatttattttaatttttaaaaatcaaatttttattatcaacaaTGAACTATCAAAGTCAATCTAATGAAATATTTATCCATTCTTCTGAAATCCTTAAAATCAATCacgattttaatttaaataaaaaaatagaggtTTAAAACAATAACATTAATGATGTATGCTCAATCGTGATAAAAAGATATTCTAATATGATCGAAGAGAAACCTCTGCAGCGAGAAAGTGAACATGGAAATGGAATAAACTCATTTTCGTTTTTCATGGCCCAATTGCAAAATTACGAGAAACATGATTTAAGTCTCAAAAAGCAAAAAGTATTTGAGTAAAATAGGTAAATTATCCATTACTACAATTGAGAAGTTTATAAGGGATGTAAAGTAAAAAttgtaaactaaaaataaaagcCGCAAGTAGAACTTTTCTAGCATTGTTTGTATGTAACGAAAGCACAATAACTATGAAGTAGCTATAATCTGCATTTTCTGGTCCAAATGAACTGCAATGCTCAATGCTCCAGGCGCAGACGTATCTTATCATCAGTGCtgtaaaacaaacaaacaaatgtCAAAGGAAATTATAAATACCAATAGTGCATCAAAATTGATGAGTTAGTAAACCATGATGTCTGTTTGaccaaaaatcaaaattaactgATATTAATTGAAGCATTGACTAACTTACCATTCCAATGCAAGCTTTTCTTAACTGAGTTAATTGTATAGCTAGAAAATCATGATGGCTTTTtgaccaaaagaaaattactaGGCATTGATTAAAACGTTGACCATCCTACTCTAGGTGACACCCTTTTTCATTACAGGACAAACTATGAACTCATTTTACATCATTCCTTTTACCTTCGGATTGCGACCACTTGATACAATACAATACAACACCCTCACAGaaataatgcaaaaaaaaaacaattttttactCAAACCTCAGGAGCAGCAGCAGGTTTGATTTCTTCTGGTTTGATTTCATCACCTGCATGAGTGTTAATGAAGTATTTAGAGTGATCATGTGTTTATGTGTGAGTATTACTCTTGTAAATCTTCATTATCGAGAAAGAAATTATTAGTATATAGttctgaaaaatatttgtattacacagtaattaaaaaaaatttctgaTTGCAGTTTATTTTACGATacaaggaagaaaaagaagtaagaTTTTACTAATAACAAACAAGTAGCTCTAGAAAAAAAGGGTGAAATTCAAAGGCAAGCAACTAATTCCTTTCACTTTACTCTAATGTGGTGATCTTCTCCttcaaagtttcgaagagaGGGAGTAGTTGGGATGATAGTGCTATGGtgacactatatatatatatatatatatatatatatatatatatatatatatatatatatatatatatcaatctcTTTCTATCTGTCTAAGACATAATCATTTCCACAAAAGTAAGACTTACTATAATAATTAGTGAAAAGGggtttaaatttatgaatcCATATGGTTTATTAATTACGAGttggaaataaatatttttcataatggGTTTTAACTAgtgtaatgataataataacaactttCCCACATTTTTTCTACTCTAgataattaaaacttataaaaaactTAGTAATCTATATcattaatgttatatataaagtttGAATGATGATGATATGATGATGATACCTCCATCCTCGGGCAAATCGGAGGTCCAGAGAGTGAGATTGTCTCTCAAGAGCTGCATGATCAAGGTGCTGTCCTTGTATGACTCTTCACTCAAGGTGTCTAACTCAGCAATTGCTTCATCAAAAGCTTGCTTAGCCAAATGGCAGGCCCTGTAAGTTTTATCAATAACCAAGTCTAAAATCTCGTAGGATGTGTAGAAAGTGACAAAGTCCTAGATTTCAGAAAAAAGGGTGATAATTTATGAACATGTATGTTACATAAACTCAATGACATGAACCAATGGATTTTAATGCACACCAGACCCATTACTTACGGCTCCAAATGGCAACATAGAACTAAATAATTTAGGTTTTTGTTTTCTGATCCTTAGCAACTAGCTGAAAccaaagataaagaaagaaaattttaccTTTCAGGAGAGTTCATTATCTCATAATAGAAGACTGAGAAGTTGAGTGCAAGTCCAAGACGAATTGGATGTGTTGATGGAAGATCTGTGTTTGCTGCAGCTAAAGCAGCCTAACAATAATAGTTTGCAACATCATCAAACAAACAGCACCAGATATGGATAAACACAATGAAGTATATGAAGGAGTTCATTGTTGAAATGAGAGATATTAGATATATACCAACCTCATATCCCTTCAGTGATTGCTCAGCTGCCTCCTTTCTTTCTTGGTCAGTCTTGAACTCAGCTAGATATCGATAATAGTCACCCTTCCTGTATCAAAAAGAATTGATTAAGCTCAAGAAAATTCAACACAGAAGAGACATATAATGACACACAATCTTCTTTCTTGTTACAAGATATTAGGTAGATTCTTTGAGGAAAGATActaaaaatttatgatattaacAAGTTATGAACAAATTGATTGAAGAGATCATCATGATCTACAAGAAATCCACAAACTGAGCAAATATCCATAAGTGTTTCGTTAATCTTAACGATGACTGTGAAAAATGTATAAACTTAAGATATATTTAATGCTATCAATTAAATTAACCAAATTACAAAaaccttttaattttgtatCCTTGATCTAATAATATATCAGTTCTAATTTCtagagtaaaataaaaatgtagatGCTGTATTATGGAGTGTTAATGTTATTCTCTAATCAGAATTTGAACAAggtaaatatttaataagaaaaacagTAGAAATTAAATAACAGTGAACATGACTCACATCTTATAGTAGAAAACGGTGGCTTCTCCTGAGGTGGAAGAAGGAACAAGATGCTTGTCAATAATTGACAGAATATCGCTGCAAATTTTGGAGAGTTCCTCTTCCACCTTTTGACGATAATTCTTTATCATTTTTGCATTGCTCTCGTTTCCTTTAGACTCTTCCTTCTGTTCAATCGATGACATAATGCGCCAAGAAGCTCTTCGTGCACCAATCACATTTTTATATCCCACCGACAGCAGATTCCTCTCTTCCACGGTCAATTCTAGATCAAGCTTTGCAATCGCCTTCATGCATTCAACCATTTCTGATGAATTTCGCATGTTAATATATATACCATTTCCAACAAATCATTCCAAACACTCTCATCAATAATCAAACAAAATGAATCAAATGTTTTGGATCCTTTTAATCTGGTTCGTGAaaagttggaaaaaaaaaatcgagaTTCACGCGTATAACAAGGTGGCataaagaaaacagaaaaagtgATGATGATGACCTTCATATCTCTCAGCTTGCTCAGAGAGCTTCGCGATGTAAACTTGGGTCTCTCTCTCCTTCTCCGAGGACATTGTTGTGTTGAATCAGAGGAAGAAGGGTTTGAAAATGTGAATGGttgtggagaagaagaagatgatgaagaagaagatgaagaataagaagaagaagaatgcgAGGAAGAAGGCGAAGGAACCGTGGAGTGTATATATATAGAACGAAGAATGCGGGGAGAGGTTAAGACTGAATCTGAGCCCTAGGATGAGCGATTTTGTAATTCTAGTTTCACTCTTCCTTATTCTTAGAACAAAACCAATCACAAACCCTAACTTCTAGGGCTTGTTTAACATcgtttcaatattttatatatatatatatatatatatatatatatatatatatatatatatatatatatatatatatataattttattcattttaaaattcacaattattgcatttaattaatatatttctttcacATTCTACTCAAATTGCTAGATCtgataaaacacaaaattatgCATATGTAGAGTagagaagaataaaatattaatacaccATCCTCTTACATTTTTGCATACATAAATGTATGAATATAGGTTGTAAAggagtttttaaaaaaaaataaaaattaaacacataCTCTTCTTGGTTAGTTTTTATTGCCCACCTTAAAAGACAATATACACATACAAAAAATGAGGATAAAAATGTTTGTATTGCTAATAAgaactttacatttttttttcaaaagctcGTGAAATATTGTTCTACTCACAAGGACATATAGTATTCAAAAGTCAAGTAAAAATAAAcacagtaaaaaaatataataaataatgttaaattcaacttgaaaatagaaaaagaaatatgaagtaaaaatgaaaagaatagtTTTTAATAGTTCTTTCTAAAGAAAACATTATGCTTTGAAAAAGTATAGTAagtttagtttattaattaatcaaatcttgtgaatttagttttctttttttttccttaaggTTTCTGGTTATCAGGTTTTGGTTTTATTGTAGTCTCtatctttttttacttttgtaatttaaaaaaaatagtaagttaagttaatgttaaaaataagtaattttatcatttttcaaataaattcttAGATCATTACTAATATGTTGAAGATGTCTAACCTTTATcgatacattattttttttatcaataataaagaatatattaattGTAGAGCACTTAGTGTAAGACTcgctaaatttaaataattaaataattaattatttcattaatgtGAGTGGGAGAAGTTTTATGACAATAAATGATAATCttcatgacgtggaaaagtactagttcaaatgattgagagtactttattgtgtgagaggacttaggttcgagtcctaagtatgccattttgtgttattattcattattattttaaatatatgatgatCATGTTGTGAAATAGTATGTTTATTGGATGATGACTATTAGCATGAAACATTAATTGGAttgatggtttagcattgaCTTGGTATTGATATGGTCGTGGGTTCAAAGAAGAGGTAACACGTTGGCTGTATGTAAAAAGGTAGATTCCAGAAAATATGGTAAAATGGGAAGTGTGAATTAGCATGTGGTATTTTGTTAACGAGGTGGTATGACCATAAAGGAGAAGAAGAGCAAGTGCAAAAAGGGGTGAAAGGAAATCCATGTTAGTAACATGTAGGGATGCATAATAATCTACTTGTTGAGTGTCTAACATATTCTACTACATTGTTGGTGTATTTTGTGTAGGGTGCCTGGCGGCATGgtgatgcccgccaggcgatgacggTACTGTGAGTGTACTGTGGCGCGTGGTGcctggcggtgtgtgatgcccgccaggcggtctggagctaAGTTTCGTCTAGCGGCGTGTGATGcgcgccaggcggttttggtcCAGTGTTGGTGCGCGAGGAGAGTTTTCTACACCGCTTAAAGGGAGgttcatgatgcgatgctttggctgggggcccagttacgagtgtatcttgtattggggtaacacgtgaccactctaggttgtagcctggtggtttaggaagtccagtggagtgtgcaaGTGGTGGCTCGTACGACGAGGTTCGGGTGATTGCCCTCTTTAGAGTGATTCTGATAGagatttggtagtctggaacagctacaaactttatgtttgtttcggggagctccacttggtgtcacggtgtgATGGTGTGACAatgttattcccacgtgtggactatcaggtagtggcctgtagtcggagcctgtagtcggaggggtgAGTGGACACTCATGCAACAAAGATCGACCATAGTTCTCACTTAAAGGGTATAGAATTGATGGAAGTCTGAAGGCAAGTGTAGGGAGTGAagttgtgaaaagaaaaaagggaaaatGTACTAACCCGGGTTTACATTGTTAATatagtattta contains:
- the LOC114179088 gene encoding 14-3-3-like protein GF14 iota, which produces MSSEKERETQVYIAKLSEQAERYEEMVECMKAIAKLDLELTVEERNLLSVGYKNVIGARRASWRIMSSIEQKEESKGNESNAKMIKNYRQKVEEELSKICSDILSIIDKHLVPSSTSGEATVFYYKMKGDYYRYLAEFKTDQERKEAAEQSLKGYEAALAAANTDLPSTHPIRLGLALNFSVFYYEIMNSPERACHLAKQAFDEAIAELDTLSEESYKDSTLIMQLLRDNLTLWTSDLPEDGGDEIKPEEIKPAAAPEH